The genomic interval ACGGTACTGGCACGGGCCGAGGCGCTCGGAGTGCGGTCGTGGCATGTCTCGCTCAGTCATGACGCGGGGATCGCTTCTGCTGTGGTCATTGCTGAAGGGTGAGTTTCTGATGCGTAGTGCTTACGGCGTGGACACCGTGCGGAACGCCGAGCGGGAGCTCATGGCGCGGCTTCCCGAAGGTGCGCTCATGCAGCGGGCCGCGGCCGGGCTTGCCTCTGTGTGCGCGGGACTGCTGAGGCGGGTGTACGGCTCCCGGATCGTCCTGCTGGTGGGGAGCGGGGACAACGGGGGCGACGCGCTGTACGCCGGTGCGCGGCTCGCGCGGCGCGGTGCGGGGGTTTCGGCAGTGCTGCTCAACCCCGACCGGGTGCACGCGGGCGGGCTCGCGGCCCTTCGGGCTGCCGGGGGGCGGGTGCCGGGGGATCCGTACGCCGCCGTCGCGGGCGCCGATCTGGTCGTCGACGGCATTACCGGGATCGGCGGGCGCGGCGGGCTGCGGGGGGAAGCGGTGCGGGTGGCTCGGGCCGTGGGGGCTGCGCGGGACTCCGGGGCGGTTGTTGTTGCTGTGGATCTGCCCAGTGGGGTCGAGGCGGACAGCGGGGAGGTGCGGGGGGAGTGCGTGCGTGCCGATGTGACGGTCACCTTCGGGACGTACAAGCCGGGGCTGCTGGTCGACCCTGCGCGGGAGTACGCGGGTGTGGTGCGGCTCGTCGACCTTGGGCTCGACCTGCCGCTGGAGGCTGACCTGGAGGCGTTGCAGCACGAGGACGTGGCTGCGCTGCTGCCGGCGCCGGTTGCGGAGAGCGACAAGTACCGGCGCGGCGTCGTCGGGGTCGTGGCCGGGTCGATGCGGTATCCCGGGGCGGCGGTCCTCGCGGTGGCGGGGGCGCTGCGGGGTGGGGCGGGCGCCGTGCGGTACGTCGGGCCGGGGGCGACTGCGGATGCGGTCATCGCGCGCTTCCCCGAGGCGTTGGTGCACGCCTGGCCGCCTTCCAAGGCCGGGCGCGTTCAGGCGTGGGTCGTGGGGCCCGGGCTGGGGGACGGTGCGGAGGAGGCGCTGGGGGATGTGCTGGCGTCGGACGTTCCGGTGCTGGTGGACGCGGACGCGCTGCGGCCGCTGGACCCGGCGCTGGTGCGGGCGCGCACTGCGCCGACGCTGCTGACGCCGCATGCGGGGGAGGCTGCGGCGCTGCTGGGAGTGGGGCGCGAGGAGGTGGAGGCGGGGCGGCTGGTGGCGGTGCGGGAGCTGGCGGCGCTGTACGGGGCGGCTGTGCTGCTGAAGGGGTCTACGACACTGGTGGCGCCGGCGTCGGCGGGGCGTCCGGTGCGGGTGAATCCGACGGGAACGCCTTGGCTGGCGACGGCGGGGAGTGGCGACGTGCTGTCGGGGCTGGCGGGGGCGTTGCTGGCGGCGGGGCTGGGGTCGGTGGACGCGGGGTCGGTGGCGGCGTATCTGCATGGGCTGGCGGGGCGGGGGGCTTCGGGGGGCGGGCCGATCGGGGCGCAGGATGTGGCGGAGGGGGTGCGGGAGGCTTGGCGGGGGGTTACGGGGGGCTCGCCGGGTGGGCTTGCGCCGGGTGGGTCTGTGCGGGGTTGGCTTGCGCCGGGTGGGTCCGTGCGGGGTCGGGCCGCTCCGGGGGCGCCATTCGGGACTGCATGATTTAGCTGCGGTGCGGGGCTGCGTTTGCGAGGCCAGTAATTCGCGCACAAATCACGCTTTACGTCCCGAACAGCGCCCCCTGCGCGTCCCGCCCCCTCGCGCCGGTGGGTGGTGCCGACGCCGCTTGCCTGGCGGGGTTTCGGCCGGGGGTCCGGGGGTTGTCCCCCGGGCAGGCACAGCACGTCCCGAACAGCGCCCCCTGCGCGTCCCGCCCCCTCGCGCCGGTGGTCCATCCGGCCCCGCTCGCCCGGGGGTGCCACCCCTGTTCAGCCTTGCCGTCGACCGGCGCCGTCGACCGGCGCCGGTCGGTGTTGGCGACGTACGGGAGGGGGACGGGGCCGTAGGGAGTGGTGTTCGGGACGTAAAACGTGATTTGTGCGCGGGACGCCGGGAGGCTTTCGGTGACCCGGGATCGCAGCTAAATCATGCAGTCCCGAATGCCGCTCCCGTAGGCCCCGGCCCCCGGCACCACCACAGGCCCCGCAGCGTCCCGCCCCCGGCACCAGCGCGGGAAGTGGGTGAAGTTCTTGTTTGCGGTGGCAGGGCCGGGGCTTGGGGGGAGGGGGTGTCCTGGGGCTCTGAGACACTTGGCGCGATGACCGCGATGACCCAGACCCCCATGCGCGTCCGTGCCGAGATCGATCTGGCGGCGCTGCGCGCCAACGTGCGTGCCCTGCGCGCCCGCGCTCCCCACGCCCAGCTGATGGCCGTGGTCAAGTCGGACGCGTACGGGCACGGCGCGGTGCCGTGCGCCCGGGCGGCCCTCGACGCCGGGGCGACGTGGCTGGGGACCGCGACCCCCGAAGAGGCGCTGGCGCTGCGCGACGCCGGGTTCGGCGGGCCGTTGATGTGCTGGCTGTGGACGCCCGGAGGGCCCTGGCGCGAGGCGGTCGAAGCGGGCATCGATGTTTCGGTGAGCGGGATGTGGGCGCTGCGGGAGGCCGTGGACGCCGCTCGTGCCGTCGGGATCGCGGCGCGGGTGCAGCTCAAGGCGGACACCGGGCTGGGGCGCAACGGGTGCCAGCCCGCCGACTGGCCGGAACTGGTGCACAGCGCCCTGGCCGCCGAGGCGGAGGGCACGGTGCGTATCACCGGGCTCTGGTCGCATTTCGCGTGCGCGGACGAGCCCGGGCATGTGTCCATCGCCGCCCAGCTGGCTGCCTTCCGGGAGATGCTCGCATACGCCGAGAAGGCAGGTGCCGAGCCCGAGGTGCGGCACATCGCCAACTCGCCCGCGACGCTGACGCTGCCCGAGGCGCACTTCGATCTCGTACGGACCGGCATCGCCATGTACGGGGTCTCGCCCAGTCCCGAGGTGGGGACACCCGCCGAGCTCGGGCTGCGGCCCGTCATGACGCTCGCGGCG from Streptomyces spiramyceticus carries:
- a CDS encoding NAD(P)H-hydrate dehydratase, with amino-acid sequence MRSAYGVDTVRNAERELMARLPEGALMQRAAAGLASVCAGLLRRVYGSRIVLLVGSGDNGGDALYAGARLARRGAGVSAVLLNPDRVHAGGLAALRAAGGRVPGDPYAAVAGADLVVDGITGIGGRGGLRGEAVRVARAVGAARDSGAVVVAVDLPSGVEADSGEVRGECVRADVTVTFGTYKPGLLVDPAREYAGVVRLVDLGLDLPLEADLEALQHEDVAALLPAPVAESDKYRRGVVGVVAGSMRYPGAAVLAVAGALRGGAGAVRYVGPGATADAVIARFPEALVHAWPPSKAGRVQAWVVGPGLGDGAEEALGDVLASDVPVLVDADALRPLDPALVRARTAPTLLTPHAGEAAALLGVGREEVEAGRLVAVRELAALYGAAVLLKGSTTLVAPASAGRPVRVNPTGTPWLATAGSGDVLSGLAGALLAAGLGSVDAGSVAAYLHGLAGRGASGGGPIGAQDVAEGVREAWRGVTGGSPGGLAPGGSVRGWLAPGGSVRGRAAPGAPFGTA
- the alr gene encoding alanine racemase gives rise to the protein MTQTPMRVRAEIDLAALRANVRALRARAPHAQLMAVVKSDAYGHGAVPCARAALDAGATWLGTATPEEALALRDAGFGGPLMCWLWTPGGPWREAVEAGIDVSVSGMWALREAVDAARAVGIAARVQLKADTGLGRNGCQPADWPELVHSALAAEAEGTVRITGLWSHFACADEPGHVSIAAQLAAFREMLAYAEKAGAEPEVRHIANSPATLTLPEAHFDLVRTGIAMYGVSPSPEVGTPAELGLRPVMTLAASVALVKQVPEGHGVSYGHHYVTGRETTLALIPAGYADGVPRHASGTGPVLVGGKWRRVAGRVAMDQFVVDLGGDEVEPGAEAVLFGPGDRGEPTAEDWAQAAGTIAYEIVTRIGSRVPRVYVNEDPRS